One segment of Yersinia kristensenii DNA contains the following:
- a CDS encoding oligogalacturonate-specific porin KdgM family protein: protein MKFKLLSLAMASLISTSAMAVTIDYRHETQDQSGNNHKDRLLMSHRFANGFGLSLEGKWKSASDKDKPFHEGVSNGTEVVASYVYKIDKIFSIEPGFSLDSSSSANSYRPYLRGKANIVDDLSISLRYRPYYKRTSANINTKKDTSENGYNLTSVLSYKINKEFQLDYELDYKQANKAGVILADNENYDWTHDFKLTYKWDKNWSPYMAVGNVSGSKNTDERQTRYRVGVKYSF from the coding sequence ATGAAATTTAAATTACTATCTCTGGCAATGGCATCACTTATCAGTACTAGCGCAATGGCCGTCACTATTGACTATCGTCATGAAACACAAGATCAAAGTGGTAATAATCACAAAGACCGCTTATTAATGTCCCACCGCTTTGCTAATGGCTTTGGGTTATCTTTGGAAGGCAAGTGGAAAAGCGCCAGTGACAAAGATAAGCCATTCCATGAAGGCGTGAGTAATGGTACTGAAGTCGTTGCCAGTTATGTGTATAAAATTGATAAAATATTCTCCATCGAACCGGGTTTCTCATTAGATTCAAGTTCGAGTGCTAACAGCTATCGCCCTTATCTGCGCGGGAAGGCTAATATTGTCGATGATCTCTCTATTTCATTACGTTATCGTCCTTATTACAAACGCACCAGCGCCAATATTAATACAAAAAAAGACACGTCTGAAAATGGTTATAATCTGACGAGTGTCCTCAGTTATAAAATCAACAAAGAATTCCAATTAGACTACGAGTTAGATTACAAACAAGCCAATAAAGCCGGTGTCATTCTAGCGGATAACGAAAATTACGATTGGACCCATGATTTTAAATTGACGTATAAGTGGGATAAGAACTGGTCCCCTTATATGGCTGTCGGCAATGTCTCTGGTAGTAAAAATACTGATGAACGCCAAACTCGTTATCGCGTAGGCGTCAAATACAGTTTCTGA
- the bcsC gene encoding cellulose synthase complex outer membrane protein BcsC has product MRNIKINWLLSLALLPQAFVGMAQGAEAVSPTQFLLEQVRLGEATNKDELVKQSLYRLNMMDPNNPDVIAAGIRQALRQGNLAEAQKQLDKLQQLAPNSEVYRRAKLMLAMTKPEVRQQLQEARLLATAGRVAEAKVKYDQLLQGNPPTLDLAVEYWRLVARLPGQEALATQKLASLDQQYPGNVALRMALARMYFGQQKAVLGYAMLEKVAADPIGASDAADLWMDTIKAMTVSPQSVAALTHFLDVFSTGPQADIARKELANQQATLADPAYQARLSGLGKVDSGGGAGAIPALKQALAASPNDPEILGALGLAYARSGSRAQALQLFEQAQKSDKDGLKSDKWASLIKTNRYWLLNDAGDKALKAGDTALAQQKYQQARLIDGSDSYALIGLGDVAVARHDDKSAEQHYQQALRLDPTNSSAVRGLANIYQRESPQKALDYLNNLPRSQQAKMRDTLDSLQLAMLKQQAEALAAQQQWHQAAEKYQQVQKRAPDDVWITYRLAEALAQEGDSAQADAQFHQLASRKPDDPEQVYAFALYLSSTGRDSQALAHLATLPTTQWNDNIHELDQRLKLGQVLTLTRQLRASGDEAGAITALRQQPANTQIDLTLADWALERGDYSEALAGYQRIRAREPQNPDARLGEIEAYIAEGRLSDARQHLQTEPLTGEGASVNTQRRVANAWSGAGEPQKAADIFQRLKPLAAQGAPSQDNALVFRDSARLAQSQGQPATAQDDFKHAMVASGIAPKIPADNDSYTLLTRNQVTDDWLKRGIRADAADLYRQQDTRVTLDQDYQHSSGTEGISDLSAFNTMLQVDTSLADGRAFFRTDTVHMDAGTFDKNTRYKAGTCYQTVIPCQANLHQRATGTSVAVGWQNDSWATDIGTTPMGFEVVDVVGGLAYSNSWNHIGWTATASRRPISSSLLAFAGTKDPNTNLTWGGVRANGVSLGASYDRGEADGVWSDLSYHYLTGKNVADNQRLRFMTGYYYKLINEDNRRFTVGLNGMWWHYQKDLSGYTLGQGGYYSPQKYLSLAIPVNYRQRTDNWSWELGGSVSVSHSATNDRARYPLQNLLNNSLQPIPDRGKPDYGDSSNGVGYTLRALIERRLSSHWTLGAGVDIQQAKDYTPSHALIYLRYSMAGWQGDLDMPPQPLVPYSDFK; this is encoded by the coding sequence ATGCGCAACATTAAAATAAACTGGCTATTAAGCCTGGCGTTATTGCCTCAAGCCTTTGTCGGTATGGCGCAGGGGGCCGAAGCTGTGTCGCCGACCCAATTTTTACTGGAGCAGGTAAGGTTGGGAGAGGCAACCAATAAAGACGAGTTGGTTAAGCAATCCCTGTATCGCCTAAACATGATGGACCCGAATAATCCGGATGTCATCGCGGCAGGAATACGCCAGGCGCTACGGCAAGGGAATCTGGCCGAAGCACAAAAACAGTTGGATAAGTTGCAACAATTGGCACCCAACTCAGAAGTGTATCGTCGCGCTAAGTTGATGTTGGCCATGACAAAACCTGAAGTACGCCAGCAATTGCAGGAGGCCCGTTTACTGGCAACTGCGGGGCGGGTGGCTGAAGCTAAAGTTAAATATGATCAATTGCTGCAAGGAAATCCACCCACACTGGATCTGGCGGTTGAGTATTGGCGGCTGGTGGCACGATTACCGGGTCAGGAAGCTCTGGCTACCCAGAAACTCGCCTCTCTGGACCAACAATATCCCGGCAATGTTGCTCTGCGCATGGCGCTAGCGCGCATGTATTTCGGCCAACAAAAGGCCGTACTTGGCTACGCCATGTTGGAAAAAGTGGCCGCAGATCCTATCGGGGCTTCAGATGCCGCTGATTTGTGGATGGATACCATCAAAGCGATGACCGTCAGCCCACAAAGTGTTGCCGCATTAACCCATTTTCTTGATGTTTTTTCAACCGGCCCTCAAGCGGATATTGCTCGTAAAGAGCTAGCTAATCAGCAGGCTACGCTGGCAGATCCCGCTTATCAGGCGCGGCTAAGCGGGCTGGGAAAAGTTGACAGTGGCGGAGGGGCGGGCGCAATCCCTGCATTGAAACAAGCATTGGCCGCCTCACCCAATGACCCGGAAATTCTGGGCGCACTGGGGCTGGCGTATGCCCGTAGTGGCTCACGAGCACAAGCATTGCAGTTATTTGAACAGGCGCAAAAATCGGATAAAGACGGCCTGAAAAGTGATAAATGGGCCAGTTTGATCAAAACCAACCGTTACTGGCTGCTGAATGATGCCGGTGATAAAGCGCTGAAAGCCGGTGACACCGCGCTGGCACAGCAAAAATATCAGCAGGCGCGGCTAATTGACGGCAGCGATAGTTATGCATTAATTGGTTTGGGTGATGTGGCCGTGGCCCGTCATGATGATAAAAGTGCCGAGCAGCATTATCAGCAAGCATTGCGTTTGGATCCAACCAACAGCAGCGCAGTGCGCGGGCTGGCCAATATCTATCAACGCGAATCGCCACAAAAAGCACTGGATTACCTGAATAATTTGCCACGCAGCCAACAGGCCAAAATGCGCGACACATTAGATAGTCTGCAATTGGCGATGTTGAAGCAGCAGGCCGAGGCACTGGCAGCTCAGCAGCAGTGGCATCAGGCGGCGGAAAAATACCAGCAAGTGCAAAAAAGGGCACCGGATGATGTCTGGATAACCTATCGCTTGGCGGAGGCATTGGCGCAAGAGGGGGATTCGGCGCAAGCGGATGCACAATTCCATCAACTGGCCAGCCGTAAGCCGGATGATCCTGAGCAGGTCTATGCCTTTGCGCTTTACCTTTCCAGTACTGGGCGAGACAGTCAGGCGCTGGCGCATTTAGCCACACTGCCGACAACGCAATGGAATGATAATATCCATGAATTAGATCAGCGCTTGAAATTGGGCCAAGTGCTGACTTTGACGCGCCAATTGCGCGCCAGCGGCGATGAAGCGGGGGCTATCACCGCCTTGCGCCAGCAACCCGCCAATACACAAATTGACCTGACACTGGCAGATTGGGCGCTGGAGCGTGGTGACTATAGTGAAGCGCTGGCGGGTTATCAGCGTATCCGGGCGCGTGAACCGCAAAATCCAGATGCGCGTCTGGGTGAGATAGAGGCGTATATCGCCGAAGGGCGTCTCAGTGATGCGCGCCAGCATTTGCAAACTGAGCCCCTGACGGGTGAAGGGGCCAGCGTAAATACTCAGCGGCGGGTTGCCAATGCCTGGAGTGGCGCGGGTGAACCGCAAAAAGCGGCCGATATTTTCCAGCGGTTAAAACCCTTGGCAGCTCAAGGCGCACCGTCACAAGATAATGCTTTAGTATTCCGTGATTCGGCCCGCTTAGCGCAATCACAGGGGCAACCGGCCACCGCTCAGGATGATTTCAAACATGCTATGGTGGCCAGCGGCATAGCGCCTAAGATTCCGGCAGATAATGACAGTTATACCTTGCTTACACGTAATCAGGTCACGGATGATTGGCTCAAACGTGGTATCCGTGCTGATGCGGCAGATCTGTATCGCCAGCAGGATACCCGCGTCACATTGGATCAAGACTATCAGCACTCGAGCGGCACCGAAGGGATTTCAGATCTCAGCGCTTTCAACACTATGTTGCAGGTGGATACGTCGCTGGCGGATGGTCGGGCGTTCTTCCGCACCGACACTGTGCATATGGATGCCGGCACCTTTGACAAAAATACCCGTTACAAAGCAGGTACTTGCTACCAAACTGTTATTCCTTGTCAGGCGAATTTACATCAACGGGCAACGGGCACCAGTGTCGCGGTGGGGTGGCAGAATGACAGTTGGGCCACGGATATTGGCACCACGCCAATGGGGTTTGAGGTGGTCGATGTGGTCGGCGGCTTGGCATACAGCAACAGCTGGAACCATATTGGCTGGACAGCCACGGCTTCTCGCCGGCCAATATCCAGTTCATTATTAGCTTTTGCCGGCACCAAAGACCCCAATACCAATCTCACTTGGGGGGGCGTCCGTGCCAATGGCGTCAGCTTGGGAGCCAGTTATGACCGGGGTGAGGCTGATGGGGTCTGGAGTGACTTAAGTTATCATTACCTCACTGGGAAAAATGTGGCCGATAACCAGCGGCTGCGCTTTATGACCGGCTATTACTACAAGTTAATCAATGAAGATAACCGCCGTTTTACCGTCGGTTTGAATGGCATGTGGTGGCATTATCAAAAAGACCTCAGCGGCTACACCCTGGGTCAGGGCGGGTATTATAGCCCGCAAAAATATCTGTCACTGGCTATCCCGGTAAACTATCGGCAGCGGACAGATAACTGGTCGTGGGAGTTGGGCGGGTCGGTATCTGTTTCACATTCCGCGACCAATGATCGGGCGCGTTATCCACTGCAAAATCTGCTCAACAATAGCTTGCAGCCTATTCCAGATCGCGGTAAACCCGATTATGGGGACAGCAGCAATGGTGTGGGTTACACCTTGCGAGCTTTGATTGAGCGCCGCCTGAGTTCTCACTGGACTCTGGGGGCCGGAGTCGATATTCAGCAAGCCAAAGATTATACCCCAAGCCATGCGCTGATTTACCTGCGCTACTCCATGGCAGGGTGGCAGGGCGACTTGGATATGCCGCCACAACCGCTAGTGCCTTACTCAGATTTTAAGTAA
- the bcsZ gene encoding cellulose synthase complex periplasmic endoglucanase BcsZ has protein sequence MVVMFKRLVCILLLASFGTAAACDWPAWQQFKQDYISEGGRVIDPSNPRQITTSEGQSYGLFFALVADDRETFDRLLSWTENNLSAGDLTARLPAWLWGQRNGRNWDILDPNSASDADLWIAYSLLEAGRLWDIRRYQTMGTLLLQRIAKEEVVNIPGLGEMLLPGKIGFSNEDRWRLNPSYLPPQLLARFSALAGPWKEMVATNQRLWLETAPHGFSPDWVVWEKDKGWQPDETQPNIGSYDAIRSYLWAGMLPNNSPQKAALIQRFQPMAEVTQQQGVPPEKTDALTGKTSGDGPVGFSAALLPFLASNPAPFNQQVLSEQRKRVQDSPPGADAYYSAVLTLFGQGWIQHRYSFNRQGELQPSWNSQCATLK, from the coding sequence ATGGTCGTAATGTTTAAACGGCTGGTATGCATCCTGCTGCTGGCCAGTTTTGGTACAGCAGCCGCGTGTGATTGGCCTGCATGGCAGCAGTTCAAACAAGACTATATCAGTGAGGGGGGGCGAGTTATCGACCCCAGTAATCCGAGGCAAATAACCACATCCGAAGGGCAGAGTTACGGCTTGTTTTTTGCTCTGGTGGCCGACGACCGGGAGACATTTGACCGGCTATTAAGTTGGACAGAAAACAACTTATCGGCGGGGGATTTAACCGCCCGCCTACCCGCATGGTTATGGGGGCAACGCAATGGCCGTAACTGGGATATTTTGGATCCAAACTCGGCTTCGGATGCGGATTTATGGATTGCTTACAGCTTGTTAGAGGCCGGACGGTTATGGGATATCCGCCGTTACCAGACCATGGGCACCTTGTTGCTGCAACGCATTGCCAAAGAAGAAGTGGTGAATATTCCGGGCCTTGGTGAAATGTTATTGCCGGGCAAAATTGGCTTTAGTAATGAAGACCGTTGGCGGCTCAACCCGAGCTATTTACCACCACAATTGCTGGCGCGTTTTTCTGCTCTGGCGGGGCCGTGGAAAGAGATGGTTGCTACCAATCAGCGGTTGTGGTTGGAAACGGCACCCCATGGTTTTAGCCCTGATTGGGTGGTGTGGGAAAAGGATAAAGGCTGGCAGCCGGATGAAACACAGCCGAATATCGGCAGTTATGACGCAATTCGCAGTTATCTGTGGGCCGGTATGTTGCCCAATAACAGCCCGCAAAAAGCCGCACTCATCCAGCGCTTCCAGCCGATGGCGGAGGTCACCCAGCAACAGGGCGTGCCACCAGAGAAGACCGATGCTCTCACCGGCAAAACCAGTGGCGATGGGCCGGTCGGATTTTCGGCGGCATTATTGCCGTTCTTAGCCAGCAACCCCGCCCCTTTTAATCAGCAGGTGCTTAGCGAGCAACGAAAACGTGTGCAAGATTCACCTCCGGGCGCTGATGCTTACTACAGTGCGGTGCTGACACTGTTTGGTCAGGGATGGATACAGCATCGTTATAGCTTTAATCGTCAGGGGGAACTTCAGCCTTCATGGAACAGTCAATGCGCAACATTAAAATAA
- a CDS encoding pectate lyase, producing MKKRALFLSMAALATLYIPAGQAADTDRLTVVKQYVDNVLNKASDTYHGDKPSPLLADGVDPRTGQQLEWVFPDGRRAVLSNFSAQQNLMRVMSGLSQLSGDPRYQKRAEDIVRYHFQNYQDPSGLLYWGGHRFVDLKTLQPEGPSEKEMVHELKNAYPYYDLMFSVDSDATARFIRGFWNAHVYDWRILETSRHGEYGKPMGALWESKFEQQPPFFATKGLSFLNAGNDLIYSASLLSKHQQEPGALVWAKRLADQYVLPRDAKTGLGVYQFTQALKREEPTDDADTHSKFGDRAQRQFGPEFGPAALEGNMMLKGRTSTLYSENALMQLQLGKDLGPQGQDLLKWTVDGLKAFAKYAYNDQDNTFRPMIADGQDLSNYTLPRDGYYGKKGTVLKPYKAGNEFLISYARAYAIDNEPLLWKVARGIANDQGLGDIGTAPGKDVKVKMDTTNSDPYALFALLDLYQASQVADYRLLAEKIGDNIIKTRYIDGFFMVSPDRQYADVDAIEPYALLALEASLRNKPQAVAPFLNGAGFTEGAYRMDDGSSRISTRDNELFLLNVGEKLQPNGRK from the coding sequence ATGAAAAAAAGAGCGTTATTTTTGAGTATGGCAGCGCTAGCCACGTTGTATATTCCCGCCGGACAGGCAGCGGATACTGACCGCCTGACGGTGGTAAAACAGTATGTCGATAATGTGCTAAATAAGGCATCCGATACCTATCACGGTGATAAGCCGAGCCCATTATTGGCGGATGGTGTTGACCCCCGAACCGGGCAGCAACTGGAATGGGTATTCCCTGATGGCCGCCGGGCAGTATTATCAAATTTCTCAGCACAACAAAATCTCATGCGCGTCATGAGTGGTTTGAGCCAGCTTAGCGGTGATCCCCGCTATCAGAAACGCGCCGAAGATATTGTTCGTTATCACTTCCAGAATTATCAAGACCCAAGTGGTTTGCTGTATTGGGGCGGTCACCGGTTTGTTGATCTGAAAACCCTTCAACCAGAAGGGCCAAGTGAAAAAGAGATGGTGCATGAGCTGAAAAATGCTTATCCCTATTATGACCTGATGTTTAGCGTCGACAGTGATGCCACCGCGCGGTTTATCCGTGGCTTTTGGAATGCCCATGTTTATGATTGGCGTATTCTTGAAACCAGCCGCCACGGTGAATATGGCAAGCCGATGGGCGCACTGTGGGAAAGCAAGTTTGAGCAGCAGCCACCTTTCTTTGCTACCAAAGGGCTGAGCTTCCTCAATGCGGGCAATGACCTGATTTATTCTGCGTCCTTGCTCTCCAAACACCAGCAGGAGCCCGGCGCATTAGTCTGGGCTAAACGCCTGGCAGATCAGTATGTTTTACCGCGTGATGCCAAAACGGGCCTTGGTGTTTATCAGTTTACACAAGCTCTCAAACGCGAGGAGCCAACGGATGATGCCGATACCCATTCTAAGTTTGGCGATCGCGCTCAACGCCAGTTTGGGCCGGAGTTCGGCCCGGCAGCACTGGAAGGCAACATGATGCTCAAAGGGCGCACCAGCACCCTTTATTCTGAAAATGCCTTGATGCAGTTGCAGTTGGGTAAAGATTTGGGGCCTCAGGGGCAGGACTTGCTGAAATGGACGGTGGATGGCCTGAAAGCCTTTGCCAAATATGCCTATAACGATCAAGACAATACCTTCCGTCCGATGATTGCCGATGGGCAGGATTTATCCAATTACACCCTCCCACGAGATGGTTATTACGGTAAAAAAGGCACCGTGCTCAAACCATACAAAGCAGGTAATGAATTCCTGATTTCTTATGCGCGTGCTTATGCCATTGATAATGAACCATTACTGTGGAAAGTGGCGCGCGGCATTGCCAACGACCAAGGACTGGGTGATATCGGTACTGCGCCGGGCAAAGATGTAAAAGTGAAGATGGACACCACCAACAGTGATCCTTACGCGTTGTTTGCTTTGTTGGATCTCTACCAGGCCAGCCAGGTAGCAGATTATCGGCTACTGGCAGAGAAAATCGGCGATAACATCATCAAAACACGTTATATCGACGGTTTCTTCATGGTTTCTCCCGATCGCCAATATGCCGATGTTGATGCTATAGAACCTTATGCTCTGCTGGCTCTGGAAGCATCATTGCGCAATAAACCTCAGGCTGTGGCACCTTTCCTGAATGGTGCAGGCTTTACTGAGGGGGCCTACCGTATGGACGACGGTTCGTCGCGGATCTCAACCCGTGATAATGAACTGTTCTTGCTCAATGTGGGCGAGAAGCTACAACCGAACGGCCGTAAATAG
- a CDS encoding EAL domain-containing protein, whose protein sequence is MRVRRSLTIKQMAAVAVVALVTICIFIVIQLFHFVQQRKDDYAKQLESIAYSVRQPLSAAILSVDIPQAKNILNNLLPIGILSRADVILPNQIQVLHANFPTERPVPRWAKRIFSLPVQITVPLYSLERVSANPQPLAHLVLRADSFRLYQFILSTLSAMLSTYLLLALVLSVSLAWCINRLIVHPLRAIAKELEKIGQQGVLNHQLTLPAHHQDDELGVLVHNYNRNQQLLAEAYAGMSSPLSTELPLPHKTLKQSSQENDILQAIEKRDFVLFLQPQWDMEAPRIIGAEALLRWRQADGSYRLPSEFITDSEESGAMIPLGNWVLEESCGILADWKARGITLSLAVNISGLQLQCESILTHLQTILSRYDIDPRQLVLEITETARIQDLDKALMLLRELQGLGLSIALDDFGTGYSSLQYLNHLKSLPINIIKLDKSFVKYLPEDDVMARIISTISEVLKLRVMAEGVETDEQRQWLLKQGIRCGQGFLFSEPLSREEFETRFTLRP, encoded by the coding sequence TTGCGGGTAAGGCGTTCATTAACGATTAAACAAATGGCAGCGGTGGCGGTTGTCGCACTGGTTACCATCTGTATTTTTATCGTCATTCAGTTATTCCACTTTGTGCAGCAGCGCAAGGATGATTACGCCAAGCAGTTGGAGAGTATTGCCTATTCCGTTCGCCAACCGCTGTCTGCCGCAATCTTGAGCGTTGATATCCCCCAAGCCAAAAATATCCTCAATAATTTACTGCCCATTGGCATCCTGAGCCGCGCCGATGTGATTTTACCTAATCAAATTCAGGTATTACACGCAAACTTCCCTACGGAAAGGCCCGTGCCACGCTGGGCTAAACGTATTTTTTCTCTGCCGGTGCAGATAACGGTGCCGTTATATTCTCTGGAGCGGGTATCCGCCAATCCGCAGCCACTGGCACATTTAGTGTTACGGGCAGATTCATTTCGCCTATATCAGTTTATCCTCAGCACCTTGTCGGCGATGCTCTCGACTTATTTGCTGCTGGCATTGGTACTTTCGGTCTCTCTGGCCTGGTGTATTAATCGCCTGATTGTTCACCCATTGCGTGCGATCGCCAAAGAGCTGGAAAAGATTGGTCAACAAGGGGTGTTGAATCACCAACTGACTTTACCTGCTCATCATCAGGATGATGAACTGGGGGTGTTGGTTCACAATTATAATCGTAATCAACAATTGTTAGCTGAGGCTTATGCGGGGATGAGCAGCCCGCTGAGTACTGAATTACCTCTGCCACATAAAACCCTAAAACAATCGTCACAGGAAAATGACATTTTGCAGGCGATTGAAAAGCGTGATTTCGTCCTGTTTTTACAGCCGCAATGGGATATGGAAGCACCGCGAATTATTGGTGCTGAAGCATTGCTACGCTGGCGGCAGGCGGATGGTAGCTATCGTCTACCTTCAGAGTTTATCACTGACTCAGAAGAAAGTGGCGCGATGATACCGCTGGGCAATTGGGTGCTCGAGGAATCCTGCGGCATTCTGGCTGACTGGAAAGCTCGAGGGATTACCTTGTCGCTGGCGGTCAATATTTCCGGCTTACAACTACAATGCGAGAGCATCCTGACGCATCTGCAAACCATTCTCAGCCGTTATGATATTGACCCACGCCAATTGGTGCTGGAAATTACTGAGACTGCGCGTATTCAGGATCTCGACAAAGCGCTCATGTTACTGCGCGAATTACAAGGGCTTGGCTTATCTATCGCCCTGGATGACTTCGGTACAGGGTATTCAAGCCTGCAATATCTCAATCACCTGAAAAGCTTGCCGATCAATATCATTAAACTGGATAAAAGCTTTGTGAAGTATTTACCAGAAGATGATGTGATGGCGAGAATCATTAGCACCATCTCCGAGGTGCTGAAACTCCGCGTTATGGCTGAAGGCGTCGAGACGGACGAGCAGCGGCAATGGCTACTAAAACAAGGTATTCGCTGTGGTCAGGGCTTTTTATTTTCGGAGCCGTTATCACGCGAGGAGTTTGAAACCCGCTTTACCCTGCGCCCTTGA
- the bcsB gene encoding cellulose biosynthesis cyclic di-GMP-binding regulatory protein BcsB: MTRKITWFTVLALGLTPFTHAETLAVPATQSAASTPAAEATVALAPAAPAVQPNVPVRDVSYTFAKIAPPPGAFALRGTNPEGVIEFGVRSDEVVTHAMLNLEFTPSPSLIPVESQVKIFLNDELMGVTAITKDQLGKPTKIQLPIDPLYISDFNRLRLVFIGHYQNICENPASNTLWLDISKSSSLDLRYQSLSVKNDLSHFPEPFFDARDNRPLTLPVVFAAVPDVAQQRAASILASWFGDKAQWRGQSFPVLYNQLPTQHAVVFATNTQRPDFLKDYPPVKAPTVEIISHPDNPYVKLLLILGRDDNDLIMAAKGIAQGNILFRGQNVTVDNVEQLAPRQPYDAPNWVRTDRPMTFAELQQYPDQLQTTGLLPPPISLSLNLPPDLFLIRSAGIDMRLKYRYTSTRLMDGSRLSISLNNQFVQDYPLSPNMPEDSKILRLPLLQGLQDSAKQLTIPALRLGATNQLRFDFDYSTLLASGAEGRCETYSTAPNHAVIDGNSTIDFSGYRHFMEMPDLRAFANAGFPFSRMADLSETLVLVPPKPAPSQLTTLLNTVGNIGAQVGYPAVGINITDDWSQAKDQDADVLIIGPIPPELRDDRKINLLVDQTQSWVKMPNRQTGLPGMMAPASDRVADSKATISSERAMSAIIGVQSPHFPQRSIVALLADSPRGYNLLNNALLDSGKREAVFGSVAVIRESGVNSLRVGETYDVGHLPWWERIWHTLSTHPVVLAGVAVLVVIIAAMMAWRLLRLISRRRLSPDERD, translated from the coding sequence ATGACGAGAAAAATAACCTGGTTTACCGTACTGGCTTTGGGTTTAACACCATTTACCCATGCTGAAACACTGGCCGTTCCGGCGACTCAATCGGCGGCCTCGACACCTGCCGCTGAAGCAACCGTGGCGCTAGCCCCTGCTGCACCGGCGGTACAGCCTAATGTACCGGTTCGCGATGTGAGTTACACCTTTGCAAAAATTGCTCCACCACCGGGGGCATTCGCCTTGCGTGGTACCAATCCGGAAGGGGTGATTGAATTTGGCGTGCGCAGTGATGAAGTGGTCACTCATGCCATGTTAAATCTCGAATTTACGCCGTCGCCGTCACTGATCCCGGTGGAGTCGCAGGTCAAAATCTTCCTGAATGACGAACTGATGGGCGTCACGGCGATCACCAAGGATCAATTGGGTAAACCCACGAAGATCCAGTTGCCGATTGACCCGCTTTATATCAGTGATTTTAACCGCTTGCGGCTAGTGTTTATCGGTCATTATCAGAATATTTGTGAGAACCCAGCCAGCAATACGCTGTGGCTGGATATCAGTAAATCCAGCTCGTTGGATTTGCGCTATCAATCATTGTCAGTCAAAAATGATTTATCCCATTTCCCTGAGCCTTTCTTTGATGCGCGGGATAACCGCCCGCTTACTTTGCCGGTGGTGTTTGCTGCGGTGCCTGATGTGGCCCAACAGCGTGCGGCCTCTATTCTGGCATCCTGGTTTGGTGACAAAGCGCAATGGCGTGGGCAGAGTTTCCCGGTTTTATATAATCAACTGCCCACTCAACATGCGGTGGTGTTTGCGACAAACACCCAACGCCCTGATTTCCTGAAAGATTACCCGCCGGTCAAAGCACCGACGGTGGAAATCATTAGCCATCCGGATAATCCGTATGTGAAGTTATTGCTGATTTTGGGGCGCGACGACAATGATCTGATCATGGCGGCGAAGGGGATTGCGCAAGGTAATATTCTGTTCCGTGGTCAGAATGTGACGGTGGATAATGTCGAGCAACTGGCACCAAGACAGCCCTATGATGCGCCAAACTGGGTGCGTACTGACCGGCCAATGACCTTTGCTGAATTACAGCAATATCCGGATCAGTTGCAAACCACCGGTTTGTTGCCGCCGCCGATTTCCTTATCACTGAACCTACCGCCGGATTTATTCCTGATCCGCAGTGCGGGCATTGATATGCGCTTGAAATACCGCTACACCTCAACGCGCCTAATGGATGGTTCTCGCTTAAGTATCAGTCTGAATAATCAATTTGTGCAGGACTACCCGCTGTCGCCGAATATGCCGGAAGACAGTAAAATCCTGCGCCTGCCCTTACTGCAAGGTCTGCAAGATTCAGCCAAGCAGTTGACCATTCCGGCCTTGAGACTGGGGGCGACTAACCAATTACGCTTTGATTTTGATTACAGCACCTTGTTGGCGAGTGGTGCGGAGGGGCGCTGTGAAACCTACTCAACCGCCCCGAATCACGCGGTGATTGACGGTAACTCCACCATCGACTTCTCCGGTTACCGCCACTTTATGGAAATGCCGGATTTGCGGGCGTTTGCCAATGCTGGCTTCCCTTTCAGCCGTATGGCGGATCTCTCCGAAACCTTGGTCTTGGTGCCGCCAAAACCTGCGCCGTCACAGCTGACGACGCTGTTGAATACGGTGGGGAACATCGGGGCGCAAGTCGGTTACCCGGCGGTGGGTATCAACATCACTGACGATTGGTCACAGGCGAAAGATCAAGATGCCGATGTACTGATTATCGGCCCGATCCCGCCAGAACTCCGTGATGACCGCAAGATTAACCTGCTGGTGGATCAAACCCAAAGTTGGGTAAAAATGCCAAATCGCCAAACCGGTTTGCCCGGCATGATGGCACCGGCTTCAGACCGAGTGGCGGATAGTAAAGCGACAATCAGCTCAGAAAGGGCTATGTCGGCGATTATCGGTGTGCAGTCACCTCACTTCCCGCAGCGGAGTATTGTGGCGTTATTGGCGGACAGCCCGCGGGGCTATAACTTGCTGAATAATGCTTTGCTCGACAGTGGCAAACGCGAGGCGGTGTTTGGCTCGGTGGCGGTTATCCGTGAGTCGGGCGTCAATAGCCTGCGGGTAGGCGAGACCTATGATGTCGGCCATTTACCATGGTGGGAGCGCATCTGGCATACCTTATCAACCCATCCGGTGGTGCTGGCCGGTGTCGCCGTGTTGGTGGTCATTATCGCCGCAATGATGGCCTGGCGCTTGCTCCGTCTGATTAGCCGCCGCCGGTTATCACCTGATGAGAGAGATTAA